A genome region from Rubrobacter naiadicus includes the following:
- a CDS encoding class E sortase, which translates to MRLRGFMVLLAGVLMVTLVAAGCGRSQAGGASKPGTMNEKARQQQVAPKKGEGQDRGLIAPAPKSHVLRLTVPAMKRVRDAVVPTAVGTDEQALKNHVAIHLKGTGFPWQKVTNVYIAGHRLGYRGTRSLYAFYDLNKLKKGDRIYVTDANGRKYTYEVFKKFVVSPTDIGVTKPLPGKNVVTLQSCTLPDYEKRLIVQGKLVSHT; encoded by the coding sequence TTGAGACTCAGGGGTTTCATGGTTTTGCTGGCCGGGGTTTTGATGGTGACGCTCGTGGCCGCCGGATGTGGGCGATCCCAGGCAGGTGGGGCGAGCAAGCCGGGGACCATGAACGAGAAAGCCCGCCAGCAGCAGGTGGCTCCGAAGAAGGGGGAGGGGCAGGATCGGGGGCTCATCGCTCCGGCGCCCAAGAGCCATGTGCTGAGGCTCACGGTGCCCGCGATGAAGCGGGTGCGCGACGCGGTGGTTCCCACGGCCGTCGGGACCGACGAGCAGGCGCTCAAGAACCACGTCGCGATACACCTGAAGGGGACGGGATTTCCCTGGCAGAAGGTCACTAACGTCTACATAGCCGGCCACAGGCTCGGTTACCGCGGGACCAGGAGCCTCTATGCCTTCTACGACCTCAACAAGCTGAAGAAGGGGGACAGGATCTACGTAACCGACGCCAACGGCAGGAAGTACACCTACGAGGTCTTCAAAAAATTCGTCGTCTCGCCGACCGACATCGGGGTCACCAAGCCGTTGCCGGGCAAGAACGTAGTCACCCTGCAGTCGTGCACCCTACCGGACTACGAGAAGCGGCTCATCGTGCAGGGAAAGCTCGTCTCCCACACCTGA
- a CDS encoding isochorismate synthase, protein MLERTRGKTSASGEALARSIEGILAARRSGAGRVVRLEAGLERADPLRWLSGRPERPRFYWSARDGNLEVAAVGAAEILDGVPDSAGRLPRGSRYYGGLRFDPAHDPASEWEGFGSARFFLPRFELVREEGRTVFACNLVLPRDTARSLELAHAARSMNPSSGAEDVWSALPEVVSRGDLPGWAGWAENVRWALSAFSEGGLEKAVLARRVTLELSGELDPTSLLKALSAVSPGCFGALFEPDRAGAFVSASPERLFSVEGTEVTSEAVAGTRPRGISESDDTGLSRELLASEKDLREHEYVRRSIREALGRLCEEVEISPQPEELTLAQGRHLRSPIRGSLRAGVSPRDVLEALHPTPAVGGWPREEALSLIRELEPFDRGWYAGPIGWIGAEGAEFAVGIRSALVAGESAHLFSGNGIVEGSDPASEWGELEGKLGAFAKVLGFGPPRG, encoded by the coding sequence GTGCTCGAGCGTACGAGAGGGAAGACGTCCGCGTCCGGAGAAGCGCTGGCGCGCAGCATCGAGGGCATCCTCGCCGCGCGGCGGAGCGGTGCCGGGCGGGTGGTGCGCCTCGAAGCCGGGCTGGAGCGGGCCGATCCGCTGCGCTGGCTCTCCGGCCGGCCCGAGCGTCCCCGTTTCTACTGGTCGGCACGCGACGGGAACCTGGAGGTCGCGGCGGTCGGCGCGGCGGAGATCCTCGATGGCGTCCCGGACTCTGCGGGCAGGTTACCGCGCGGCTCGCGCTACTACGGCGGGCTGCGCTTCGATCCGGCGCACGATCCGGCTTCGGAGTGGGAAGGTTTCGGGAGCGCGCGCTTCTTCCTGCCCCGGTTCGAGCTGGTACGGGAGGAAGGACGGACGGTATTCGCCTGCAACCTCGTGCTCCCCCGGGACACGGCGCGTTCGCTCGAGCTGGCGCACGCCGCCCGGAGTATGAATCCGTCCTCCGGTGCAGAAGACGTCTGGTCCGCGTTGCCGGAGGTCGTCTCCAGAGGGGATCTGCCCGGATGGGCGGGATGGGCGGAGAACGTACGATGGGCGCTCTCGGCCTTCTCGGAGGGGGGGCTGGAGAAAGCCGTGCTCGCCCGCAGGGTCACGCTGGAGCTGAGCGGTGAGCTGGACCCGACCTCGTTGTTGAAGGCTCTCTCGGCGGTTTCGCCGGGATGCTTCGGAGCTCTGTTCGAGCCCGACCGGGCGGGTGCTTTCGTGAGCGCCTCCCCCGAGCGCCTGTTCAGCGTGGAGGGGACGGAGGTGACCAGCGAGGCCGTCGCCGGGACCCGGCCCCGGGGGATCTCCGAATCGGACGACACCGGGCTGAGCCGGGAGCTTTTGGCCAGCGAGAAAGACCTGCGCGAGCACGAGTATGTCCGGAGGAGCATTCGGGAAGCGCTCGGGCGGCTCTGCGAGGAGGTCGAGATATCTCCGCAGCCTGAGGAACTCACGCTCGCGCAGGGGCGTCACCTGCGCTCCCCCATCAGGGGCTCTCTCCGGGCTGGCGTCTCCCCCCGGGACGTCCTCGAGGCCCTGCACCCGACCCCGGCCGTCGGCGGGTGGCCGCGGGAGGAGGCGCTCTCTCTCATCCGGGAGCTCGAGCCCTTCGACCGGGGCTGGTACGCCGGGCCGATCGGCTGGATCGGGGCGGAGGGAGCGGAGTTCGCCGTCGGGATCCGGTCCGCGCTCGTAGCGGGGGAGAGCGCGCATCTCTTCTCCGGCAACGGGATAGTCGAGGGTTCGGATCCGGCGTCCGAATGGGGTGAGCTCGAGGGCAAGCTCGGAGCTTTCGCCAAGGTGCTGGGTTTTGGTCCTCCCCGCGGCTGA
- the menD gene encoding 2-succinyl-5-enolpyruvyl-6-hydroxy-3-cyclohexene-1-carboxylic-acid synthase has translation MVLPAAEANLLWASLLVEELVRAGVGPFCIAPGSRSTPLVAAIAENPRARAVVHYDERGTAFCALGYARATGRPAAWVTTSGTAVANGLPAVVEAATDCVPVILLTADRPPELRETGANQTIVQPGLFGGYVRWSFDMPAPDTRPAPEMVLTAADQAVYRARRAPAGPVHLNLMFREPFLPPPGRRPEVPPHLRGWYEKGAPYTRYAGGVSSAEGVGD, from the coding sequence TTGGTCCTCCCCGCGGCTGAGGCGAATCTACTGTGGGCCTCCCTCCTCGTCGAGGAGCTCGTGCGGGCCGGTGTGGGGCCGTTCTGTATCGCGCCGGGCTCCCGCTCGACCCCGCTCGTGGCGGCCATAGCCGAGAACCCGCGCGCTCGCGCGGTCGTCCACTACGACGAGCGGGGGACGGCCTTCTGCGCGCTGGGCTACGCCCGCGCCACCGGCAGGCCCGCCGCATGGGTGACGACCTCCGGGACGGCGGTCGCGAACGGACTCCCGGCGGTCGTCGAGGCGGCGACCGACTGCGTGCCGGTGATCCTCCTCACCGCCGACCGGCCGCCGGAGCTGCGCGAGACCGGCGCGAACCAGACGATCGTGCAGCCGGGCCTCTTCGGGGGGTACGTCCGCTGGTCCTTCGATATGCCCGCCCCGGACACCCGGCCCGCCCCTGAGATGGTGCTGACCGCCGCGGATCAGGCCGTCTACCGTGCCCGCCGGGCCCCCGCGGGGCCCGTACACCTGAACCTGATGTTCCGCGAGCCCTTCCTGCCACCCCCGGGAAGGCGTCCGGAGGTTCCGCCACATCTGCGGGGCTGGTACGAGAAGGGGGCCCCCTATACCCGTTATGCGGGCGGGGTGTCCTCCGCCGAGGGGGTGGGGGATC